The following coding sequences lie in one Methanothermobacter sp. MT-2 genomic window:
- a CDS encoding hydroxylamine reductase-related protein, whose amino-acid sequence MKYRCKVCDYIYDPEKGDPTQGIQPRTPFEDLPEDWVCPICRVGKDQFEPLKEERPRIRAEDIQMFCYQCSQTVRGKACTIKGVCGKEPTVARLQDNLLFAIKGISAYLYHARELGYTDNEIDAFLEKGFYSTLTNVNFDPEEFIKLALQAGEMNIKTMKLLKRAHIDNYGEPEPTKVEVGASSGPGIIATGHSLKALEELLKQTEDTKINIYTHSELLPAHGYPLLKKYEHLKGQLGGPWFDQKETFSKYQVAILGTSNCVLLPRDEYKDRMFTCGVAKLPGVEYIEDYDFTPLIEKALELPPLEEEEKTTFTTGFGASTILSLADKIKELVEDGKIGKIFLVGGCDSPLPKAKYYREFVSKLPNDTIVLTLACGKYRFNDMNLGDIEGIPRLIDLGQCNDAIVAIEIVEALSKLFNMKIDELPLSIVLSWMEQKATAILWSLLSLNMKGMYIGPILPGWANDDIIGFLIKNYDLKLIGNPADDMKEMLKED is encoded by the coding sequence ATGAAATATCGTTGCAAGGTGTGTGACTACATCTATGACCCAGAAAAGGGCGATCCCACCCAGGGTATACAACCGAGAACACCCTTTGAGGATTTGCCCGAAGATTGGGTTTGTCCCATCTGTAGAGTGGGAAAAGACCAATTCGAACCACTAAAAGAAGAAAGGCCTCGGATAAGAGCCGAGGACATTCAAATGTTCTGCTATCAATGCTCACAGACTGTAAGGGGAAAAGCTTGCACAATAAAAGGCGTTTGTGGAAAAGAGCCAACAGTGGCAAGATTACAAGACAACCTCTTATTCGCTATAAAAGGAATCTCCGCCTATCTTTATCATGCCCGAGAACTAGGCTATACAGACAATGAAATAGATGCATTCCTTGAAAAGGGATTCTATTCCACTCTAACAAATGTCAATTTCGACCCAGAAGAATTCATAAAACTTGCACTCCAAGCAGGAGAAATGAACATAAAAACAATGAAACTCCTAAAAAGAGCGCACATAGACAATTACGGGGAACCAGAACCCACAAAAGTAGAAGTCGGAGCATCATCTGGGCCAGGGATCATAGCAACGGGACACAGCCTAAAAGCGCTCGAAGAATTATTAAAACAGACAGAAGATACGAAAATAAACATTTACACTCATTCTGAGCTTTTACCAGCCCACGGTTACCCTCTCCTGAAAAAATATGAACATCTCAAGGGACAACTCGGCGGCCCATGGTTTGATCAGAAAGAAACATTTTCAAAGTATCAGGTGGCAATACTTGGAACATCAAACTGTGTCTTGCTCCCAAGGGACGAATACAAGGATAGAATGTTCACATGTGGAGTTGCAAAACTCCCAGGAGTAGAATATATCGAAGATTATGATTTCACACCATTGATTGAAAAGGCACTTGAATTACCACCACTTGAAGAAGAGGAAAAAACAACCTTTACAACAGGTTTCGGCGCCTCAACTATACTATCATTGGCTGATAAGATAAAAGAACTTGTAGAAGATGGTAAGATCGGGAAAATTTTCTTGGTGGGTGGATGCGACTCACCACTCCCCAAAGCAAAATATTACAGGGAATTTGTAAGCAAACTTCCAAATGATACTATTGTACTCACACTCGCATGTGGAAAATATCGTTTCAATGACATGAACCTCGGAGACATCGAGGGCATACCACGCCTTATAGACCTTGGACAATGTAACGATGCAATAGTAGCAATAGAAATCGTAGAGGCTCTCAGCAAATTATTCAACATGAAAATAGATGAACTACCACTCAGCATAGTCCTAAGTTGGATGGAACAGAAGGCAACAGCCATACTCTGGAGTCTACTATCATTAAACATGAAGGGAATGTATATCGGCCCAATATTACCAGGATGGGCAAATGATGACATCATAGGATTCCTAATTAAAAACTATGATCTAAAACTTATAGGTAATCCCGCGGATGATATGAAAGAAATGTTAAAGGAAGACTGA
- a CDS encoding cupin has protein sequence MMEELKGKVLNLKELVDYQEGAVVSREIIRHNTGTVTIFAFDKGQGLSEHTAPFDAMVQIIDGKAEITISGQKHVLEAGEMIIMPANEPHALYAREPYKMILTMIKS, from the coding sequence ATGATGGAAGAGTTAAAAGGGAAGGTTTTAAATTTGAAGGAACTTGTAGACTATCAAGAGGGTGCTGTGGTAAGCCGCGAAATCATAAGACACAATACAGGTACAGTTACAATATTTGCATTTGATAAGGGACAAGGTTTAAGTGAACATACAGCACCCTTTGATGCCATGGTCCAGATAATCGACGGAAAAGCCGAGATAACGATAAGCGGACAAAAACATGTGCTAGAAGCTGGTGAAATGATCATAATGCCGGCCAACGAACCACATGCGCTATATGCTAGAGAACCATACAAGATGATCCTTACCATGATAAAATCATAG